A part of Prolixibacteraceae bacterium genomic DNA contains:
- a CDS encoding TetR/AcrR family transcriptional regulator: MPRTEEQNKTIRVERKQQIMDAAMRLFSEKNPTEVSIATIAKEAGVSKGLMYSYFKSKDELELSIMNSTIDEIMEIFLVSNKVIEGPDDFTNRINRLFDHVINNVATWKIYTQLILQSKMKEFLMSPKIQDVMGWYQEQLFNYLQKQGFEDPAKEIIIVGALIDGISIQYVSAPEFIDINIVRNHILDVYAKKC; encoded by the coding sequence ATGCCAAGAACAGAAGAACAGAATAAGACAATAAGAGTCGAGAGAAAGCAGCAGATAATGGATGCTGCAATGAGGTTATTTTCAGAAAAGAATCCTACTGAAGTCTCAATTGCAACTATTGCAAAAGAGGCCGGTGTTTCGAAAGGTCTTATGTACTCATATTTTAAGAGCAAGGATGAATTAGAGTTGTCTATTATGAATAGTACGATTGATGAGATAATGGAGATCTTTCTTGTATCAAATAAAGTGATTGAAGGACCTGATGATTTTACAAATCGCATTAATCGACTGTTCGATCATGTGATAAATAATGTCGCTACTTGGAAAATTTATACTCAGTTGATTTTGCAATCTAAGATGAAAGAATTCTTAATGTCTCCAAAAATACAAGATGTGATGGGGTGGTATCAGGAGCAGCTTTTTAATTATTTGCAAAAACAGGGGTTTGAAGATCCAGCAAAAGAAATAATTATTGTTGGAGCCTTGATAGATGGGATAAGTATTCAATATGTTTCGGCCCCAGAATTTATAGATATAAATATAGTACGTAATCATATATTAGATGTGTATGCAAAGAAATGTTAA
- a CDS encoding outer membrane lipoprotein-sorting protein, with amino-acid sequence MQRNVKSVLLFLIIAIGCMKASAQDAQAIVKKSYDLMRGTSSYSEATMAIIRPRYTRTLQFKSWSKGTDYSLVYVMSPAKDKGQVSLKRDNEMWNWMPSIRRMIKIPPSMMNQSWMGSDLTNDDIVKESSIVDDYDHKILGEESVGGEDCWEIELVPHEDAAVVWGKIVSMISKKNGYTLQNKYYDEDEELVNTESMSKVKKVGDRTIPTFYEVIPADKPGQKTTMSMDIIRFGEKLNDNFFSIQNAKRVR; translated from the coding sequence ATGCAAAGAAATGTTAAATCAGTATTGCTGTTTTTAATAATAGCAATAGGATGTATGAAGGCTTCTGCACAAGATGCCCAAGCGATTGTCAAAAAATCTTATGATTTGATGAGAGGGACTTCCAGTTATAGTGAGGCAACGATGGCTATTATTCGTCCAAGATACACTAGAACACTTCAGTTTAAATCATGGTCAAAAGGAACTGACTATTCGTTGGTTTATGTAATGTCACCAGCCAAAGATAAAGGGCAAGTATCTTTGAAAAGAGATAATGAAATGTGGAATTGGATGCCGTCAATTAGGCGGATGATCAAGATTCCACCAAGTATGATGAATCAGTCATGGATGGGGTCAGATCTAACAAATGATGATATCGTTAAGGAGTCGTCTATTGTGGATGATTATGATCATAAAATTCTAGGTGAAGAGAGTGTTGGAGGCGAAGATTGTTGGGAAATAGAGTTGGTGCCACATGAGGATGCAGCTGTCGTTTGGGGTAAAATTGTTTCAATGATTAGTAAAAAGAATGGATATACGCTTCAAAATAAGTATTATGATGAAGATGAGGAGTTAGTAAATACTGAGAGCATGTCGAAGGTGAAAAAAGTTGGAGACAGAACAATTCCTACCTTTTACGAAGTGATTCCTGCGGATAAGCCTGGTCAAAAGACCACCATGAGTATGGATATAATCCGATTTGGTGAGAAATTAAATGATAATTTCTTTAGTATTCAAAATGCCAAAAGAGTTAGGTAA